The Acetivibrio saccincola genome window below encodes:
- a CDS encoding Athe_2463 domain-containing protein encodes MKKHIIKILIISLLMQMINITVLASSIDIKTAQESFEVANEFLEENLGYFGYFGETNINGDKINEVLAVKGTPAFSDMPIFVYGKEFNASNDAVKNAAIKVIQRLDEKGVPQYRCLGYTTEGDLFANPVFPPDYPPTQNIKTLNGRWVKEPWDYEHFYIQQWINGVDFTPDELFRLTGRRDFFAANIVDAPEPQYFSDGGSVEDYVHIIQPPTMYSWGLGIGFYFHNNGQNLRYKTFLLMPFEMLKKDISVQAESIPVGAGAGRKVLVGINVKSTFTEDETADYEWEIITKSDGSKIPVEYLGHATKEKGKITIPGENERLMYASFSMPEDDVLVRFVINEDGTSPEEKYLGNNVFEAEIKYVESIFEYDEYDIPYNVLSRDFSFNLSKRPSVADLGSARGRWSGNITGEFRIIRDPKDGLFRKYSEKNNPSINSSRSRVERNPIVNFTIERKDFGDDPEGRKWLDRDPSTPVIKNGKLFSEGYIQGWDVYECGFEDCELCPHKVLRTAPFNEVTKDLTFNVYVYNGMKNIPSKNFKNEIENNRVDSLNKKMYWESEPYNFNVIRWMCRLDSNGKEYGWTSVDGRYQRTFKQQNSGDIQIKINSPMEVEYMQARDAARQGINRKDLYDKAVFPTDIDLQRFDYPIKSGYYFNPAGKYSFKVETVTYKPVPYDTQEHKDIVNAVINSFNYETDLMYINDYREAVNIKGELLPERGSTFSTRPGRLTARDNIGINGIELVTVLDRNSDELRYTKKVEEIYHEHISGGNTHEYWKMVMEGYEESNTLSSRDNYKYREYVKPGQKMYKITETTEVDIIINKDNINTFTHAHMPDGEYYIRVWMDNVDLGSSSHAYSSLGTLSGVMLDEMYITVKGSMYDD; translated from the coding sequence TTGAAAAAGCATATAATTAAAATATTAATTATATCTTTACTGATGCAGATGATTAACATCACTGTATTAGCAAGTAGTATAGATATAAAAACAGCTCAAGAATCTTTTGAAGTAGCTAATGAATTTTTAGAAGAAAATCTGGGTTATTTCGGTTATTTTGGAGAAACGAATATAAATGGGGATAAAATAAATGAGGTGCTAGCAGTAAAGGGTACTCCGGCTTTTAGTGATATGCCTATTTTTGTATATGGTAAGGAATTTAATGCTAGTAACGATGCAGTTAAAAATGCTGCGATTAAGGTAATTCAAAGACTCGATGAAAAAGGAGTTCCACAATACAGATGTCTGGGTTATACCACTGAAGGTGATTTATTTGCAAATCCTGTATTTCCACCTGATTATCCCCCAACACAGAATATTAAAACTCTCAATGGAAGATGGGTTAAAGAGCCATGGGATTATGAACATTTTTATATCCAACAGTGGATAAATGGAGTAGATTTTACGCCAGATGAATTATTCAGATTAACCGGACGACGGGATTTCTTTGCCGCAAATATAGTTGACGCTCCGGAGCCTCAATATTTTTCTGATGGAGGTTCTGTTGAAGACTATGTACATATAATCCAGCCCCCTACAATGTATTCATGGGGGCTGGGAATAGGATTTTATTTTCACAACAATGGTCAAAATTTAAGATACAAAACCTTTCTCCTTATGCCGTTTGAAATGCTAAAAAAAGATATTTCCGTTCAAGCAGAATCTATTCCGGTTGGTGCCGGAGCAGGAAGAAAAGTTTTAGTTGGAATAAATGTAAAGTCTACATTCACCGAGGATGAGACAGCAGATTATGAATGGGAAATTATAACGAAAAGTGATGGCTCTAAAATACCTGTAGAATATTTAGGACATGCAACCAAAGAAAAGGGCAAAATCACCATTCCCGGCGAAAATGAAAGACTGATGTATGCAAGTTTTAGTATGCCTGAAGATGATGTTTTGGTGCGTTTTGTTATAAACGAAGACGGTACAAGCCCTGAAGAAAAATATTTAGGAAACAATGTATTTGAAGCAGAAATAAAGTATGTTGAGAGTATTTTTGAATATGATGAATATGACATTCCTTACAATGTACTCTCAAGAGACTTTAGTTTTAATCTTTCAAAAAGACCTTCCGTGGCTGATTTAGGGTCTGCAAGAGGAAGGTGGAGTGGCAATATAACAGGAGAGTTTAGAATAATAAGAGATCCAAAGGACGGATTATTTAGAAAGTATTCTGAAAAAAACAATCCGTCTATAAATAGTTCAAGATCTAGAGTTGAAAGAAATCCTATTGTAAATTTCACTATTGAAAGAAAGGATTTTGGAGATGACCCTGAAGGACGAAAATGGCTTGACAGAGACCCTTCAACTCCTGTAATTAAAAATGGCAAATTATTTTCTGAAGGCTATATACAAGGATGGGATGTTTATGAGTGCGGTTTTGAAGATTGTGAATTATGCCCTCATAAAGTACTTAGAACTGCACCCTTTAACGAAGTAACAAAAGATTTAACGTTTAATGTTTATGTATATAATGGAATGAAAAACATTCCATCAAAAAACTTTAAAAATGAAATAGAAAACAACAGGGTAGATTCCCTCAATAAAAAAATGTATTGGGAAAGTGAACCGTATAATTTTAATGTAATCAGATGGATGTGTCGTTTAGACTCCAATGGAAAAGAATACGGCTGGACATCTGTTGACGGAAGATATCAAAGAACTTTTAAGCAGCAAAACAGTGGAGATATACAAATAAAAATAAATAGTCCTATGGAAGTTGAATATATGCAGGCAAGGGATGCAGCAAGACAAGGCATAAACAGAAAAGACCTGTATGACAAAGCTGTATTTCCAACGGATATAGATCTACAAAGATTTGACTATCCTATAAAGTCAGGATACTACTTTAACCCTGCCGGAAAATATTCTTTTAAAGTGGAGACGGTAACATACAAGCCTGTGCCTTATGATACACAGGAACACAAAGATATTGTAAACGCCGTTATAAATTCATTTAACTACGAAACAGACCTTATGTACATAAATGACTACAGGGAAGCTGTAAATATAAAAGGAGAACTGCTGCCTGAAAGGGGAAGTACTTTCAGTACACGTCCGGGCAGATTGACGGCACGGGATAACATAGGTATAAACGGGATAGAACTTGTGACGGTGTTAGACAGAAATAGCGATGAGTTACGTTATACAAAAAAAGTTGAAGAAATTTACCATGAACATATAAGCGGAGGAAATACACATGAATATTGGAAAATGGTGATGGAAGGATATGAAGAGTCAAATACTTTAAGCAGCAGGGATAATTACAAATACAGAGAGTATGTAAAACCGGGACAAAAAATGTACAAAATAACAGAAACAACAGAGGTGGACATTATTATAAACAAGGACAATATAAACACTTTTACACATGCACATATGCCAGATGGTGAGTATTACATAAGAGTGTGGATGGACAATGTTGATTTAGGAAGCAGCAGCCATGCATATAGCTCATTAGGTACATTAAGCGGGGTAATGCTTGATGAAATGTATATTACGGTAAAAGGCTCCATGTATGATGATTAA
- a CDS encoding copper amine oxidase N-terminal domain-containing protein codes for MKKIVLSITVSVIMLMAFITTSFAQLPLRVVVNGNRVNFPDAEPFIDDNGRTQVPVRFVSEALGAEVSWEGSTKTVTISQGDKEIKIVIGKKGLYNKW; via the coding sequence ATGAAAAAGATAGTTTTATCTATTACAGTATCAGTTATTATGTTAATGGCTTTTATAACAACATCCTTTGCCCAATTGCCTCTTCGTGTAGTGGTAAATGGCAACAGGGTGAATTTCCCGGATGCAGAGCCGTTTATAGACGACAACGGCAGGACACAGGTACCGGTGAGGTTTGTAAGTGAAGCGTTAGGAGCGGAAGTAAGCTGGGAAGGAAGCACAAAGACAGTTACAATATCCCAGGGAGATAAAGAAATAAAGATAGTAATTGGAAAAAAAGGACTATACAATAAATGGTGA
- a CDS encoding copper amine oxidase N-terminal domain-containing protein: MEKKDYTINGEKNLMDTEALLKEDRTFVPVRFVSEGLGARVDWDSAVRTVYIDTREKGDTKGDTPRNGSIIEKYGYLVPNDTNITIAKSSNGIIETTLHISVLRLDFEKQIEDLVFAIESRFSKDIANEIEKHVRQKKSRWTHLPEKYIYVKETNQYIWIRESQTDSISIEVMVPGYVPDTSE; encoded by the coding sequence TTGGAAAAAAAGGACTATACAATAAATGGTGAGAAGAATTTAATGGATACAGAGGCGCTGCTGAAGGAAGACAGGACCTTTGTACCTGTAAGGTTTGTAAGTGAGGGGTTAGGTGCAAGGGTGGATTGGGACTCGGCTGTAAGGACGGTTTATATTGATACAAGAGAAAAAGGCGATACGAAAGGTGATACACCAAGGAATGGAAGTATTATAGAAAAGTATGGCTATTTAGTGCCAAATGATACAAATATAACAATTGCAAAGTCAAGTAACGGTATTATAGAAACAACTTTACATATAAGTGTTTTAAGACTGGATTTTGAAAAGCAAATTGAAGATCTTGTTTTTGCGATAGAAAGCAGATTTAGTAAAGATATAGCAAACGAAATAGAAAAGCATGTTAGACAAAAGAAAAGTAGATGGACCCACTTACCCGAAAAATACATATATGTAAAAGAGACAAATCAATATATCTGGATAAGAGAATCACAGACGGATAGTATATCAATAGAAGTTATGGTTCCTGGATATGTACCTGATACAAGTGAATAG
- a CDS encoding copper amine oxidase N-terminal domain-containing protein, translating to MKRTVLFITVSVIMLMAFTTTSFAQLPLRVVVNGDRVNFPDAEPFIDDNGRTQVPVRFVSEALGAEVGWEGSTKTVTISQGDKEIEIVIGKKDYTINGEKNLMDTEALLKEDRTFVPIRFVSEGLGARVDWDPAVRTVYIDTREKGDSKDDTPKDGSIIEKYGYLVPNDTNIIIAKPQGSDKVETRMSVTTLRPNFEKQKDDVVFAIESRFGKDIANEVRKHIEPKKERWDYLPEKYIYVKDTNQYIWIARSQASDISISILFPGYVPDTNQYDDVVVEWEN from the coding sequence ATGAAAAGAACAGTTTTATTTATTACAGTATCAGTTATTATGTTAATGGCTTTTACAACAACATCCTTTGCCCAATTGCCTCTTCGTGTGGTGGTAAATGGTGATAGAGTAAATTTTCCTGATGCAGAGCCGTTTATAGACGACAACGGCAGGACACAGGTACCGGTGAGGTTTGTAAGTGAAGCGTTAGGGGCAGAAGTAGGCTGGGAAGGAAGCACAAAGACAGTTACAATATCCCAGGGAGATAAAGAAATAGAGATTGTAATCGGAAAAAAGGACTATACAATAAACGGTGAAAAGAATCTAATGGATACAGAAGCGCTGCTGAAAGAAGACAGAACCTTTGTACCTATAAGGTTTGTAAGTGAGGGGTTAGGTGCAAGGGTGGATTGGGACCCGGCTGTAAGGACGGTTTATATTGATACAAGAGAAAAAGGCGACTCTAAGGATGACACCCCAAAGGATGGAAGTATTATTGAAAAGTATGGCTATTTAGTGCCAAATGATACAAACATAATAATTGCAAAACCCCAAGGAAGTGACAAAGTAGAAACGAGAATGTCTGTAACTACTTTAAGACCAAATTTTGAAAAGCAAAAAGATGACGTAGTGTTTGCAATAGAAAGCAGATTTGGTAAAGATATAGCAAATGAAGTGAGAAAACATATTGAACCGAAGAAAGAGAGATGGGATTATCTACCTGAAAAATATATATATGTGAAGGATACAAATCAGTATATATGGATAGCAAGGTCGCAGGCTTCTGATATATCAATAAGTATTCTGTTTCCGGGATATGTACCTGATACAAATCAATATGATGATGTTGTAGTTGAGTGGGAAAATTAA
- a CDS encoding Athe_2463 domain-containing protein yields the protein MKKYKIKILIISMLMQMINITVLANSTDIKTAKESLTIANEFLEENIGYYDYFKEKNANGYSINEVLAVKGTPTFSDMPIFVYGSEEKASIDAVKKAAIKVIKRPDEEGIPQYRCLGYTTEGDLFANPGFPPDYPPTQNVKTLNGRWVKDPWDHKHPYIQQWIKERIFVPEQLFESTGRRDFFAANIVDGPEPQYFSDGGSVEDYVHIIQPPTMYSWGLGIGFYFHNNGQNLRYKTFLLMPFEMLKKDISVQAESIPVGAGAGRKVLVGINVRSTFTEDETADYEWEIIKKSDGSKIPVEYLGHATKEKGKITIPGENERLMYASFSMPEDDVLVRFVINEDGTSPEEKYLGNNVFEAEIKYVESIFEYDEYDIPYNVLSRDFSFNLSKRPSVADLGFARGEWSGNITGEFRIIIDPRDGLFRKYSEQNNPPVNEVRRSRVERNPIVNFTIERRDFGDDPEGRKWLDINPSTPVVKNGRLFSEGYIQGWDVYECGFEDCELCPHKVLRTAPFNEVTKDLTFNVYVYNGMKNIPSKSFRNEIENNRVDSLNKKMYWESEPYNFNVIRWMCRLDSNGKEYGWTSVDGRYQRTFKQQNSGDIQIKINSPMEVEYMQARDAARQGINRKDLYDKAVFPTDIDLQRFDYPIKSGYYFNPAGKYSFKVETVTYKPVPYDTQEHKDIVNAVINSFNYETDLMYINDYREAVNIKGELLPERGSTFSTRPGRLTARDNIGINGIELVTVLDRNSDESRYTKKVEEIYHEHISGGNTHEYWKMVMEGYEESNTLSSRDNYKYREYVKPGQKMYKITETTEVDIIINKDNINTFTHAHMPDGEYYIRVWMDNIDLGSSSHAYSSLGTLSGVMLDEMYITVKGSMYDD from the coding sequence ATGAAAAAGTATAAAATTAAAATACTAATTATATCAATGCTGATGCAGATGATTAACATTACTGTATTAGCTAATAGCACTGATATAAAAACAGCTAAAGAGTCTCTTACAATAGCTAATGAATTTTTAGAAGAAAACATAGGATATTATGATTATTTTAAAGAAAAAAATGCAAATGGATATTCAATTAATGAAGTGTTAGCTGTAAAGGGTACTCCGACTTTTAGTGACATGCCTATTTTTGTATATGGCAGTGAGGAAAAGGCCAGTATTGATGCTGTTAAAAAAGCTGCGATTAAAGTGATTAAAAGACCTGATGAAGAAGGAATTCCACAATACAGGTGTTTAGGTTATACTACTGAAGGTGATTTATTTGCAAATCCTGGTTTTCCACCTGATTATCCCCCAACACAGAATGTTAAAACTCTCAACGGAAGATGGGTTAAAGATCCTTGGGATCACAAACACCCTTATATCCAACAGTGGATAAAAGAAAGAATTTTTGTGCCGGAACAATTATTCGAATCAACCGGACGACGAGATTTCTTTGCCGCAAATATAGTTGACGGTCCGGAACCCCAATATTTTTCTGACGGAGGTTCTGTTGAAGACTATGTACATATAATCCAGCCCCCTACAATGTATTCATGGGGGCTGGGAATAGGATTTTATTTTCACAACAATGGTCAAAATTTAAGATACAAAACCTTTCTCCTTATGCCGTTTGAAATGTTAAAAAAAGACATTTCCGTTCAAGCAGAATCCATTCCGGTTGGTGCCGGAGCAGGAAGAAAAGTTTTAGTTGGAATAAATGTAAGGTCTACATTTACCGAGGATGAGACAGCAGATTATGAATGGGAAATTATAAAGAAAAGTGATGGCTCTAAAATACCTGTAGAATATTTAGGACATGCAACCAAAGAAAAGGGCAAAATCACCATTCCCGGTGAAAATGAAAGATTGATGTATGCAAGTTTTAGTATGCCTGAAGATGATGTTTTAGTGCGTTTTGTTATAAATGAAGACGGTACAAGCCCTGAAGAAAAATATTTAGGAAACAATGTATTTGAAGCAGAAATAAAATATGTTGAGAGTATTTTTGAATATGATGAATATGACATTCCTTACAATGTACTTTCAAGAGACTTTAGTTTTAATCTTTCAAAAAGACCTTCCGTGGCTGATTTAGGCTTTGCAAGAGGAGAATGGAGCGGCAATATAACAGGAGAGTTTAGAATAATAATAGATCCAAGAGACGGGTTGTTTAGAAAGTATTCTGAACAAAATAATCCTCCTGTCAATGAAGTGAGAAGAAGCAGAGTTGAAAGAAATCCTATTGTAAATTTCACCATTGAAAGAAGGGATTTTGGAGATGACCCTGAAGGTAGGAAATGGCTTGACATAAATCCTTCAACCCCGGTGGTTAAAAATGGCCGGCTTTTCTCTGAAGGCTATATACAAGGATGGGATGTTTATGAGTGCGGTTTTGAAGATTGTGAATTATGCCCTCATAAAGTACTTAGAACTGCACCGTTTAACGAAGTAACAAAAGATTTAACGTTTAATGTTTATGTATACAATGGAATGAAAAACATTCCGTCAAAAAGCTTTAGAAATGAAATAGAAAACAACAGGGTAGATTCTCTTAATAAAAAAATGTATTGGGAAAGTGAGCCGTATAATTTTAATGTAATCAGGTGGATGTGCCGTTTAGACTCCAATGGAAAAGAATACGGCTGGACATCTGTTGACGGAAGATATCAAAGAACTTTTAAGCAGCAAAACAGTGGAGATATACAAATAAAAATAAATAGTCCTATGGAAGTTGAATATATGCAGGCAAGGGATGCAGCAAGACAAGGCATAAACAGAAAAGACCTGTATGACAAAGCTGTATTTCCAACGGATATAGATCTACAAAGATTTGACTATCCTATAAAGTCAGGATACTACTTTAACCCTGCCGGAAAATATTCTTTTAAAGTGGAGACGGTAACATACAAGCCTGTGCCTTATGATACACAGGAACACAAAGATATTGTAAACGCCGTTATAAATTCATTTAACTACGAAACAGACCTTATGTACATAAATGACTACAGGGAAGCTGTAAATATAAAAGGAGAGCTTCTGCCTGAAAGGGGAAGTACTTTCAGTACACGACCGGGCAGGCTGACAGCACGGGATAATATAGGCATAAACGGGATAGAACTTGTGACGGTGTTAGACAGAAATAGTGATGAGTCACGTTATACGAAAAAAGTTGAAGAAATTTACCATGAACATATAAGCGGAGGAAATACACATGAATATTGGAAAATGGTGATGGAAGGATATGAAGAGTCAAATACTTTAAGCAGCAGGGATAATTACAAATACAGAGAGTATGTAAAACCGGGACAAAAAATGTACAAAATAACAGAAACGACAGAGGTGGACATTATTATAAACAAGGACAATATAAATACTTTTACACATGCACATATGCCAGATGGTGAGTATTACATAAGAGTGTGGATGGACAATATTGATTTAGGAAGCAGCAGCCATGCATATAGCTCATTAGGTACATTAAGCGGGGTAATGCTTGATGAAATGTATATTACTGTAAAAGGCTCCATGTATGATGATTAA
- a CDS encoding copper amine oxidase N-terminal domain-containing protein: MKKIVLSITVSVIMLMAFITTSFAQLPLRVVVNGNRVNFPDAEPFIDDNGRTQVPVRFVSEALGAEVSWEGSTKTVTISQGDKEIKIVIGKKDYTINGEKNLMDTEALLKEDRTFVPVRFVSEGLGARVDWDPAVRTVYIDTREKGSTKDDTPKDGSIIEVDGYLVPNDTNIIIVKPRGSDTIETSLSVTTLLPN, from the coding sequence ATGAAAAAGATAGTTTTATCTATTACAGTATCAGTTATTATGTTAATGGCTTTTATAACAACATCCTTTGCCCAATTGCCTCTTCGTGTAGTGGTAAATGGCAACAGGGTGAATTTCCCGGATGCAGAGCCGTTTATAGACGACAACGGCAGGACACAGGTACCGGTGAGGTTTGTAAGTGAAGCGTTAGGAGCGGAAGTAAGCTGGGAAGGAAGTACAAAGACGGTTACAATATCCCAGGGAGATAAAGAAATAAAGATTGTAATTGGAAAAAAGGACTATACAATAAATGGTGAGAAGAATTTAATGGATACAGAGGCGCTGCTGAAGGAAGACAGGACCTTTGTACCTGTAAGGTTTGTAAGTGAGGGGTTAGGTGCAAGGGTGGATTGGGACCCGGCTGTAAGGACGGTTTATATTGATACGAGAGAAAAAGGAAGTACCAAGGATGACACACCAAAGGATGGAAGTATTATAGAAGTGGATGGATATTTAGTGCCAAATGATACAAATATAATAATTGTAAAACCTCGTGGAAGTGACACAATAGAAACAAGTTTATCTGTAACTACATTATTACCAAATTAA
- a CDS encoding copper amine oxidase N-terminal domain-containing protein encodes MKKIVLFITVSVIMLMAFTTTSFAQLPLRVVVNGNRVNFPDAEPFIDDNGRTQVPVRFVSEALGAEVGWEGSTKTVTISQGDKEIKIVIGKKDYTINGEKNLMDTEALLKEDRTFVPVRFVSEGLGARVDWDPAVRTVYIDTREKGDSKDDTPKDGSIIEKNGYLVPNDTNIIIANAQESRIVETRMSINIMKPNFEKQVEDLTFALENKFGKDIANQVRKHVEQKKSRWDYLPEKYIYIEKTNQYIWIRESQTDSISINVMVPGYVPDTSQYDDVVVEWEN; translated from the coding sequence ATGAAAAAAATAGTTTTATTTATTACAGTATCAGTTATTATGTTAATGGCTTTTACAACAACGTCCTTTGCCCAATTGCCTCTTCGTGTGGTGGTAAACGGCAATAGGGTGAATTTCCCGGATGCAGAGCCATTTATAGACGACAACGGCAGGACACAGGTACCGGTGAGGTTTGTAAGTGAAGCATTAGGGGCAGAAGTAGGCTGGGAAGGAAGCACAAAGACGGTTACAATATCCCAGGGAGATAAAGAAATAAAGATAGTAATCGGAAAAAAGGACTATACAATAAACGGTGAAAAGAATCTAATGGATACAGAAGCACTGCTGAAGGAAGACAGGACCTTTGTACCTGTAAGGTTTGTAAGTGAGGGGTTAGGTGCAAGGGTGGATTGGGACCCGGCTGTAAGGACGGTTTATATTGATACAAGAGAAAAAGGCGACTCTAAGGATGACACCCCAAAGGATGGAAGTATTATTGAAAAAAATGGATACTTAGTGCCAAATGATACAAATATAATAATTGCAAATGCTCAGGAAAGTAGAATTGTAGAAACAAGAATGTCTATAAATATTATGAAACCGAATTTTGAAAAGCAGGTTGAAGATTTAACATTTGCATTAGAAAATAAATTTGGCAAAGATATAGCAAATCAAGTGAGAAAACATGTTGAGCAAAAGAAAAGTAGATGGGATTACTTGCCTGAAAAATACATATATATAGAGAAGACCAATCAATATATCTGGATAAGAGAATCACAAACAGATAGTATATCTATAAATGTTATGGTTCCTGGATATGTACCTGATACGAGTCAATATGATGATGTTGTAGTAGAGTGGGAGAATTAA
- a CDS encoding Athe_2463 domain-containing protein: protein MKKHIIKILIISLLIQVINITVSASSTNIKTAKESLDIANKFLEENVLGFYGYYGETNIKGDKINEVLAVKGTPAFSDMPIFVYGSEEKASIDAVKEAVIKVIKRPDEEGVPQYRCLGYTLNGDLFANPVFPPDYPPTQNVKTFNGRWVKEPWNHKHPYIRQWIRRIDFTPERLFRLTGRYDFFAANIVDGPEPQYFSDGGSVEDYVHIIQPPTMYS from the coding sequence GTGAAAAAGCATATAATTAAGATACTAATTATATCCTTACTAATACAGGTAATTAATATTACAGTATCAGCAAGTAGCACTAATATAAAAACAGCCAAAGAATCACTGGATATTGCCAATAAATTTTTAGAAGAAAATGTACTGGGATTTTACGGATATTATGGAGAAACGAATATAAAGGGAGATAAAATAAATGAAGTATTAGCTGTAAAGGGTACTCCGGCTTTTAGTGATATGCCTATTTTTGTATATGGCAGTGAGGAAAAAGCCAGTATTGATGCTGTTAAAGAAGCTGTAATTAAAGTAATTAAAAGACCTGATGAAGAAGGAGTTCCTCAATACAGATGTTTAGGATACACTCTTAACGGTGATTTATTTGCAAATCCTGTATTTCCACCTGATTATCCTCCGACTCAGAATGTTAAAACTTTCAACGGAAGGTGGGTTAAAGAACCATGGAACCATAAACACCCTTATATCCGGCAGTGGATACGCAGAATAGATTTTACACCGGAACGATTATTCAGATTAACTGGAAGATATGATTTCTTTGCCGCAAATATAGTTGACGGTCCGGAGCCCCAATATTTTTCTGACGGAGGTTCTGTTGAAGATTATGTACATATAATCCAGCCCCCTACAATGTATTCATGA
- a CDS encoding copper amine oxidase N-terminal domain-containing protein, which produces MKKIVLFITVSIVMLMVFTTTSFAQLPLRVVVNGNRVNFPDAEPFIDDNGRTQVPVRFVSEALGAEVGWEGSTKTVTISQGDKEIKIVIGKKDYTINGEKNLMDTEALLKEDRTFVPVRFVSEGLGARVDWDPAVRTVYIDTREKGSTKDDTPKDGSIIEVDGYLVPNDTNIIIVKPRGSDTIETSLSVTTLLPN; this is translated from the coding sequence ATGAAAAAGATAGTTTTATTTATTACAGTATCAATTGTTATGCTAATGGTTTTTACAACAACATCCTTTGCCCAATTGCCTCTTCGTGTAGTGGTAAATGGCAACAGGGTGAATTTCCCGGATGCAGAGCCGTTTATAGACGACAACGGCAGGACACAGGTACCGGTGAGGTTTGTAAGTGAAGCGTTAGGGGCAGAAGTAGGCTGGGAAGGAAGCACAAAGACAGTTACAATATCCCAGGGAGATAAAGAAATAAAGATAGTAATTGGAAAAAAGGACTATACAATAAATGGTGAGAAGAATTTAATGGATACAGAGGCGCTGCTGAAGGAAGACAGGACCTTTGTACCTGTAAGGTTTGTAAGTGAGGGGTTAGGTGCAAGGGTGGATTGGGACCCGGCTGTAAGGACGGTTTATATTGATACGAGAGAAAAAGGAAGTACCAAGGATGACACACCAAAGGATGGAAGTATTATAGAAGTGGATGGATATTTAGTGCCAAATGATACAAATATAATAATTGTAAAACCTCGTGGAAGTGACACAATAGAAACAAGTTTATCTGTAACTACATTATTACCAAATTAA
- a CDS encoding copper amine oxidase N-terminal domain-containing protein: MKKIVLFITVSVIMLMAFTTTSFAQLPLRVVVNGNRVNFPDAEPFIDDNGRTQVPVRFVSEALGAEVGWEGSTKTVTISQGDKEIKIVIGKKDYTINGEKNLMDTEALLKEDRTFVPVRFVSEGLGARVDWDPAVRTVYIDTREKGDSKDDIPKDGSIIEVDGYLVPNDTNIIIAKARSSKVVETYISINFMRPNFEKQIEDLTFALENKFGKDIANQVRKHVEQKKSRWHYLPEKYIYVEKTNQYIWLRKSIGEDIAVDVLLPGYVPDTSEYDDVVVEWEN, translated from the coding sequence ATGAAAAAAATAGTTTTATTTATTACAGTATCAGTTATTATGTTAATGGCTTTTACAACAACGTCCTTTGCCCAATTGCCTCTTCGTGTGGTGGTAAACGGCAATAGGGTGAATTTCCCGGATGCAGAGCCATTTATAGACGACAACGGCAGGACACAGGTACCGGTGAGGTTTGTAAGTGAAGCATTAGGGGCAGAAGTAGGCTGGGAAGGAAGCACAAAGACGGTTACAATATCCCAGGGAGATAAAGAAATAAAGATAGTAATCGGAAAAAAGGACTATACAATAAACGGTGAAAAGAATCTAATGGATACAGAAGCACTGCTGAAGGAAGACAGGACCTTTGTACCGGTGAGGTTTGTAAGTGAGGGGTTAGGTGCAAGGGTGGATTGGGACCCGGCTGTAAGGACGGTTTATATTGATACGAGGGAAAAAGGCGATTCTAAGGATGACATACCAAAGGATGGAAGTATTATTGAAGTAGATGGGTATTTAGTGCCAAATGATACAAATATAATTATCGCAAAGGCTCGAAGTAGTAAAGTTGTAGAAACATACATTTCTATAAATTTTATGAGGCCAAATTTTGAAAAACAAATTGAAGACTTAACATTTGCATTAGAAAATAAATTTGGTAAAGATATAGCAAATCAAGTGAGAAAACATGTTGAACAAAAGAAAAGCAGATGGCATTATTTGCCTGAAAAATATATATATGTAGAGAAGACAAATCAATATATTTGGTTAAGAAAATCAATAGGAGAGGATATAGCGGTAGACGTTTTACTTCCGGGATATGTACCTGATACAAGTGAATATGATGATGTTGTAGTAGAGTGGGAAAATTAA